In the Phenylobacterium soli genome, AGAGCCCGAAGGCCTCGACGGGCTGGACAGCGCCGAAGTCTGATCGCCCTGCCCGGGCGGCCTGCGCCGCCCGGGAGAGCCAATGTAGCTAAGGTCTAGCCGAAGTCCCCGGGCGCGAGATCCGTGAGGGTCTTGCCCACCAGCACCACGCCGGCGTCGACATGGTTGTTCGCGTGGGTGTCGGCGAAGACGATGACGTCGTTGCCAACCTCCACGGCGACCACATCCACGCCACCCGCGCCGATGTCGTGCCGCGCCAGGGCGACCGCCGAGGCGTAGTCGCTGGCTGTGGCCGTCTCGAAATTGGCGTCGGTGACGTGCAGCTTGTGACCGAAGACGAGCTTGTCCTCACCGCTGGTGAAGTCGGTGATCTGGTCGAGCCGGTCGGCGGTCTTGCCCAGATGCCCCTCGCCCTTGATCACGAAGAGGTCGGCGCCATCGCCGCCGGTGAGCACATTGGCCCCCTCCCCGCCGGCCAGCGTGTCGTCGCCCGCGCCGCCGTCCAGGGTGTCCGCCCCGCCGTCGCCGCGCAGCACGTCGTTGCCGTCCAGGGCGGAGATGCTGTCCGCCCCGTCCTCCCCCTTGAGCACGTCGTCGCCGGCCGTCCCGGTGAGGGTCTGAGCGGCATGGTCCTCGCTTTCAGGCCCGCTGACGCTGTCGGCGCCGCTCGTCGAATGATCGTCCTCGACGTGCGTCGCGGTGATGGTGTCGTTTCCGCCGGTCGTCGAGGTCTGGGTCTCGTCGCCGTCGTCGGCGTGGCTGGAATGCTTGGACAAATGCCCTCTCCCTGATGATAGGGGACAGGCCTTGCGTGGCCGCCCCTCGAAACACCAACGTGCAAGCTTGGCTGTTTCATCCGACACGCGAGTCCGACGCGGCCGTCGTCAGGAGTTCATCGATGCCTCGCCCCCTGCCCGAGACCGGCGTCGCCTGGGACGCCCTGAAGCCCCGGATGGCCGAGTACGCGAGCGGCGACGTACGCTGGCGCGAGGGGAAGACGGCCGTCTACGTGTTCAACGCCGGGCCCGAGATCGAGCGGGTGCAGAGGGAGGCCTACGCCCTCTTCCAGTCGGAGAACGGACTGGGCCCGGCCGCCTTCCCGAGCCTCAAGCGCATGGAAGAGGAAGTCGTCGGCTTCGGCCTCGAGCTGCTGCACGCCCCCGAGGGCGCGAGCGGCGTCATCACCTCCGGCGGCACCGATTCCATCACCATGGCCATGAAGGCCGCGCGCGACTATGCGCGGAAGGGAAAGTGCGTCTCGGGGCCCCTCAACATCGTCATCCCGCGGTCCGCCCACCCCGCGTTCGACAAGGCCGCGGCTTTGATGGAGATCGAGGTCCGGCGGATCGCGCTCAGGGACTACCTCGCCGACGCCGCGGCGATGGGCGCGGCGGCCGATGCGGCCACGGTGATGATCGTCGGCTCGGCGCCGAACTTCCCCTACGGCCTGATCGACCCGATCGGCGAACTCTCGGAGCTCGCCCTGACGCGCGATCTGTGGCTGCACGTAGACGCCTGCGTCGGCGGCTACCTCGCGCCGTTCGTGCGCATGAACGGGGCCGACATCGCGCCCTTCGACTTCGCGCTGGCGGGCGTGCGCTCCATCTCGGCCGACCTGCACAAGTACGGCTACGCCGCCAAGGGGGCCTCGACCGTCTTCTTCCGCGCGCAGGCCCTGCAGCAGTTCATGGTGTTCGACTTCCAGGACTGGCCGGGCGGGCGGATGGTCACCCCAACCCTCGCCGGCACTCGTCCAGGCGGCGCGATCTCCGCGGCCTGGGCGGTGATGAACGTGCTGGGGGTCGCCGGCTATCGCGAAAAGCAGGCCCAGGTGGTCGCCGCGCGCGAGAAGATCCAGGCCGGCGCGGAGGCGCTCGGCTTCCAGGTGTTGGGTCGTCCGCAGCTCGGCCTGATGGCCTTCCGCCATCCGGACGCCGACGCCCTCGGCCTCTGGGCCAAGATGCGCGAGCGGGGCTGGTTCACCAGCCTGACCACCGAGCCCAGGAGCCTGCACCTGATGCTCTCGCCCTTCCACCTGCAGGTGGCGGACGCCTATCTCGCCGACCTTGCCTGGGCCCTCGCCGAGGTGAAGGGCGCGGCGGCCCCGGCCGGCGTCGAAGCCCGTTACTCCTGACAAAAAAAGAGCCGCGCCCCGAGGGGCGCGGCCAGAAGCGAACGGGGAGGAAGTTCGTCGCTTAGAACTTGGCTTCCACCGACACGAGCACGGTGCGCGGTGGGCCGTAGAAGGCGCTGACCGAGTTGCCGTAGAAGACGGCCGCGCTCTGCGGGAAGTTGTAGCCGCCGACACGGTAGCGCTCGTCGGTGAGGTTGGTCCCCTTCAGGCTGACCCGGTAGCGATCGCCCGGGGCGGTCCACACCAGGCTCGCATCGACCAGCCAGTAGGCCTTCTGGTCGAGGATCGAGGGCGTTTCGAACATCGAGAACTTGTCGCGGTAGGAAACCGACGGCGTGAAGGCGAGCCGCCCGTCGGCCAGGTCCACGCCGTAGGTGAAATAGGCCGAGCCGGTCCATTCCGGGGTGTTCTGGAAGACGCGGCTGTTGGCGAAGTCCTCCACCAGCTTGGTCGCCGGGTTGTAGGCCTTGTACTCGTCGAACTCGGCTTTGATGTAGCCGAGCGTGGCGCCGGCGGTCAGGTTCGAGGTCAGCGAGGCCGTGCCTTCCAGCTCGACGCCGTACATGTGCGACTTGCCGATGTTCAACACCTGGCTGGCGATCGAAGCGCCGACCGGGGTCTGCACCGTCACCTGCTGGTCCTTGTACTTGGCGTAGAACAGGGCCGAGTTGAGCGACAGGCGGCGGTCGAAGAAGTAGCCCTTCAGGCCGCCCTCGTAGCTCTCCACCGTCTCCGGCGCATAGCCGTTCTTGGAGCTCGGGGTCAGGATCTCGTCGGCCCGCATGTCGAAGCCGCCGGACTTGAAGCCCTGGCTGTAGGAGACATAGCCCGTCAGGTCCGGATCGAACTTGTAGCTGACGCTGACCCGCGGGGTGAACTTCGAGAACGAGCGGCTGTTCGTGAAGTTCGAGCGCACCAGGCCCGGCACGGCGGCCGCGTTGCCGAACAGCGGGCTACGGATGCCCGTGAAGTTCTGGCGATAGACGTGGCCTTCCTTGTCGTCCTTGGTGTAGCGGCCGCCGAACGAGACCTTCAGGGCGTCGGTCACGTCGTAGCTGAAGTCGGCGAAGGCCGAGTAGCTCTCGGTGTCCACATAGCCGGCCGTGGCGATGGTCAGGTTGAGCTGGCCGACGACGGTGTCGAAAGCGCCCGCCGCCGTGGCGTTCAGGTAGTAGACGCCCGCCACGCCCTGCAGCTTCTCGCCCGTGTAGAGCAGCTGCAGTTCCTGGGTGAACTGGTGGTCGGCGTAGTAGCCGGGGATGTCGAGCAGCGGCTGCGGCAGTTCGTCGAAGTCGATGATCGTCTTGGTCTTGCCGTTCCGGTAGGCGGTGATCGACTTCAGCTTCAGGGTGTCGGAGAGGTCCCATTCGCCGGTCAGCGACAGGCCCTTGGACTCCACGTGGTTCTTGTCGCCCGCCCCGGCGTAGGTGTCGTAGACATTGGAGGGCGGCGCGCCGCCGGCGATCGGCTGGCTCAGGATGTTGAGCGCCGGCACTTCGCGGTGGCCGTGACGCGGCGCGGAGTCGTCCTGCACCATGTCCCCGGCCAGGCGGAAGAACAGCTTCTCGGTCGGGCTCCACTCGAGCGTGGCGCGCATGGCGTCCACGTCCTTGTTGTAGTGCTCCGCGCCGGTGTTGAGGTTCTTGCCGTAACCGTCGTGGCCGAAGTGGCCGTAGGTCAGGCCCATGCGCAGGGTGTCGGTGAGCTTGCCCTTCACCGACGCGACGGCGTCGAACTCGTTGTACGAGCCGTAGGTCCCCTTGACCTTCACCTCGGTCTGGTCGCCGATCTTGGCGGTGACGTACTTCACCGCGCCGCCGATCGTGTTGCGGCCGTAGAGCGTGCCCTGCGGGCCGCGCAGCACTTCGATGCGCTCGATGTCATAGACGTCCAGCACCGCGGCCTGCGGGCGGGCGACGTAGACGTCGTCGACATAGAGGCCGACGCCGGGCTCGAAGCCCCACAGCGGATCCTGCTGGCCGACGCCGCGGATGAAGGAGATCAGGGTCGAGTTCGAGCCGCGCGCCACCTGCAGAGTCAGGTTCGGCGTGAACTGCTGCAGGGTGGTGATATCGCGCGCGCCCTGCTGTTCGAGGCGCTCCGAAGTGACGGCGGTGACCGCGACCGGCACGTCCTTCAGGGATTCTTCCCGCCGGCGGGCGGTGACCACCAGCTCTTCGACCGCGCTGACGCCCTGGCCTTGCGAGGCCGTTTGCGCACTGGCGATGGCCGGAATGGCGGCGCAGGCGGCGCCCGCCAGGAGCGCCGTCTTCAACATGGCTTTCATCAAGCTCCTCCCCTGGGTCTCCCGTCCGGTCCCCCATGGCGCGGACGACGACCCGGTCAGTTTTTTCACCGAATGGCGAATTAGGCGCGTAGATGCCGTGCATCGCGCGCCGCGCGCCAGCACCTGCCGCGACGGAATGCCGTGTTTTTAATCAACTGATGAATTTACGTCACAGTCGAGCTGCGGAGCGCCGGGCGGGCTTCAATGGGCCGGGCGACGCGCGATGATCTCTTCCAGCCCCGCCGCGCAATAGGCGAACAGGCGCGCGCGCACCGCCTCCATGTCGTTCGACCGGCAGAGGCCGTCCGACAGCTGATCGATGCGGCCGGTCTCCGACAGCGCCAGCATCATCGAGCCGGTGAGGAACTGGTAGCACCAGTAGAGGTCGCGGATCTCGGCGTCCGGCCGGGCTGCCTTCAGGGTATCGATCAGGCGGCTCACCACCGGGTCGAAGAACCGGTGCATGGTCTCCCCGCCCCAGGCCGGGGTGTTGTTCACCAGGGCGACGAGCCGGAAGTAGTTCCGCCAGCCCGGGTCGCCGGTCATGGAGAAGTCGATCAGCGGGCCGATGAACGCCTCGATCACGCCTTCGACGGTCATGTCCTGCGGATGGGCGGCCCGATAGGCGGCCATGGCGTCGAGCCGCGCCTGGTTCAGGATCTCGGCGCGCCGGGCAAACACCGCGTCGAACAGCTCGCGCTTGGCGCCGAAGTAATAGTGGATCAGGGCGGTGTCGACGCCCGCCTCGGCCGCCACCTGACGAACGGTGACGCCATAGAAGCCGTGACGCGAGAACAGCTCCTCGGCAGCGTCCAGGATGACGCCGCGCAGGTCGGGTCCCTCGCCCTTCCTGCGCCGTCCCCGACCGCTCGCCGGGGCCTTTTCGCCTGTGCTCTCGCCGCCGGCCATACCCGCCTTCTCGGCTGGCTTGGCCGTTCGGACAAGCCCCGCCGTGCAGCGGGGCCGCCGATCGCCGGGAAACCGGCCCTCACCTGGTCGGTCAACTGCTCAGGGCTTGAGCACCACCTTCACGCAGCCGTCCTGCTTGTCCCGGAAGGTCTGGTACATCTCCGGCGCCCGGCCGAGCGGCACGGTGTGGGTGACCACGAAGGTGGGATCGATGTCGCCCTCGTCGATGCGCCGCAAGAGGTCGTCGGCGTACTTCTTCACGTGCGTCTGGCCGGTGCGGACCGTCAGGCCCTTGTTCATCAGGGCGCCCATGGGGATCGCGTTGGAGAGGCCGCCGTAGACGCCGGGGATCGAGACCGTGCCGCCGGCCTTGCAGGCCATGATCGCCTCGCGGAGCGCGATCGGCCGCTCGGTCTCGAGCTTCAGCGCGGTCTGCACCTTGTCGATGAGCTCCAGCACCTTGGTCGGGCCGTGGGCCTCGATGCCGACGGCGTCGATGACCTTCTCCGGACCATGGCCGTCGGTCATGTCCTTCAGGGTCTGGATGACGTTGATCCCGGTCCGGTCCAGCGCCTCGGCGCCCTGGGCGCGGGCCATGGCCAGCCGCTCCGGCACGTCGTCGATGGCGATCACCCGCTTCGCGCCGAGCTTGAGGGCGGCCAGGATGGCGAACTGCGCCACCGGTCCGCAGCCCCAGATCGCCACGGTGTCCTCGGGCTGGATGTCGGCCTGGTCGGCGGCCTGCCAGCCGGTCGGCAGGATGTCGGAGAGGAAGAGGTAGCGTTCGTCCTCGCCCGCCTTGGGGATCTTGATCACCGTCGTCGCCGCGTAGGGCACGCGCAGGTACTCGGCCTGGCCGCCTGCGTAGCCGCCTGTGATGTGGGAGTAGCCGAACAGGCCGGCCACGGTGTCGCCGAAGAAGGCCTTGGCGAGGTCCGCGTTCCGGTTGGTTCGCTGGCAGAGCGAGAAGTTGTGCTTGCGGCACTGCTCGCACTCGCCGCAGACCATCTGGAACGGCACCACCACCCGGTCGCCGACATTGAGGCCCTTGTCCCTGGCCTCGGATCCGACCTCGACCACCTCACCCATGGGCTCGTGGCCCATGACATCGCCCAGCATCATGGTCGGCACGAAGCCGTTCATCAGGTGCAGGTCCGAGCCGCAGATGCAGGTCGAAGTGACGCGGATGATCGCGTCCTTCGGATCCTCGATCCTCGGATCGGGCACCTCCTCGCAGCGGATGTCCTTCTTGCCCTGCCAGCAGATCGCCTTCATCGCCTCGCCTCCGACACGCAGTTCCGCTTCACATTGGTCATCCGGATGGCCGTGATCACGTCGAGCGCGGTCACCGCCAGCACGAAGCCCAGGGCGGCCTTGGCCGCGCCGCGCTGGGCGTTCCGCGGATTGTCGAGCGCCTTGAGGACGGCGATATCGAAGGCGTCGCCCGCCACCCGCGTCCAGAGCATGCCGGACTTGGTCGGATCGCCGGCCAGGGTCAGGCCGGTCCACATCTCGCGCAGGCCGAAGATCGCCTGGATCACCGGCGCCGGGGCGTCGACCCCGAGGGTCCGCGCCACGCTCTTGGGGAACATGAGCCCCCAGACACCGAGGCCGATGGCGGTCATGCCGATGTTCATGGAGAGCGTCGGGCTGACGGCGGGCCGGGCCCGGACCCGGTCGGTGGACAGATGCATCTTCTTGCCGGACGGCCCGATCGCCAGGCGCGGCGAGCGGGACATCTGCTGGACGCGCTTGGCCGGCGAATAGGAGATCTTCTCCTTCACCTTCGCCAGCACGTTGGGGAAGTCTTTGGATAGGCCGTCGGGCGAGCGCCCGTTCGGCCGGGCCTGGCCGGTGTCGGCAAGGGTCATGCGACGCCTCCTTCGGGTGAGACCATGAGAAGCCGCCGGGGGCGGCCGATGTTCCGGTCGTCCGTTCAGGACTGGCCGGAGCCGGGCTCGGCCATCTTGCGGTGCATCTCGGCGAGCTGGCTCTGGGGCGTCACCGCGGCCATGGCGGCCTGCATCTTGTTCTTCATGCCGGCGACCACGTCGCCCTCGCCCTTCATCATCGCCTCGAACCCAACCTTGGCGACCATGGCCGGATCGTCCTTCTTGCCGGTCCCGACCTTGGTGTCGGAGAGGCCCGCGCGCTCGAAGAAGTCGGTGTCGGTGGCCCCGGGCATCAGGCAGGTGACCGTGATCCCGGTGTCCTTCAGCTCGTTGCGCAGGGCGAAGGAGAAGCTGTCGATGAACGCCTTGGTGCCATTGTAGACGGCCTGGAAGCTCCCCGGCATCAGGCCGGCGATGGAGCCCGTGAACAGCACACGCCCCTTGTCGCGCTCGCGCATGCGTCCGACCACCTGATGCACGAGGTAGAGCGTGCCGGTGACGTTGGTGTTCAGCACGTGCATCCAGTCGCTCACCGCCTCGTCCAGGAAGGCGTGGCCGAGGCCATGGCCGGCATTGGCCAGGAGAACGTCGACCGGCCGTCCGCCGATCAGCTCGACGAGGCGATCCACGCCCTCGCGCTCGGCAAGGTCGACCTGCAGGTGGTCGACGTTCGCCCCCATCTGGCGGAAGGCCTGGGCGGCTTCGACGATTTCCGGCCGGTCGGCGGCGATCACCAGGTCGTGGCCGTTCTCGACGCAGAGCTTGGCGAGTTCGTAGCCGATGCCCGACGAAGCGCCGGTGACCACGGCGAGCGGTCGAATGGAATCTGACATGACGGATGTCCCTCAGGGTCTGGGTTCGCGCGCCCAACCGGGGTCCGGAGGGGGCAGTTCCGTCACGTTTCGAAAAAGCGGTCCGCCGCGCCGCGCTATTGTCGGAGCGCCCAGGCGCCGGACGTCCTAGGATGCGGACGCGGCACGCGCGTCCTCACTACAGGAGACAACCATGGCCAAATTCCTCGCCGTCTTCACGGGCTCGCCGGAGGCCGCTGCGGCGGCCGGACCGATGGACGACGCCACCGTCGCCAAGGGCATGGAGGCCTGGGGCGGCTGGATGGAGCGCCACGCGGCTCAGGTGGCCGAAACCGGCGGCCCGCTCGGCAAGACCAAGAAGGTCTCCAAGTCCGGGACCTCCGACATCAGCAACAACCTCGCCGCCTTCGTGATCGTCGAGGCGGATTCGCACGAGGCCGCGGCCAGGATGTTCGAGGGCCATCCGCACTTCACGATCTTCCCCGGCGAGGGCGTGGAGATCATGCCCGTCCTGCCGATCCCGACCCGCTAGGGGTTCAGCCACTCCGTCAGCCCCTCGCGCCGGCAGAGCTCGAGGAAGGCGGGCCGCGCGCGCATGCGCTGCACGTAGCCCGCCAGCCGCGGCCAGCTCGTCGCCGGCCGCTCCATGTTGCGCGACCAGCGCATCAGCATGGTGGCGAGGAAGTCGGCGGTGGTGACCTTTTCGCCGAGAAGGTAGGGCCGGCCGTCGGTCAGCAGCTCGTCCAGGCGCGTCCAGACCGCCTCGACCTTGGCCTTCGCCAGCGCCTGGACGTGGGCCGCGCCCTCGGGCGCGCCGTCCTTGCCGGCGTAGAACCAGTCGCGGAATGGCGGCGAGAGGTTGTTGGCGAGGTAGACCATCAGCTCCAGCCAGCGCGCGCGGTCCGTTGACCCGGGCGCGGGCGCGAAGCCGTGCTCCGGATGGCGCTCGCTCAGCAGCATGAGGAGCGCCGCCGACTCGCCATAGGCCTCCCCGTCGATCGCCAGGGTCGGGACGCGCCCCTGGGGATTGAGGCGCAGGTAGTCGGCGCTCTTCTGGGCGCCGCCCTCCAGGTCCACCGCCTCGGCCCGGAAATCCACGCCCAGCTCGATCAGCATCCAGTGGACGCATAGGCTCGCCGTCCCCGGTGCGTAGAAGAGTGTGTATGTCATGGCGCCTGAGGTAGCAGATTCCTTCTCCCGCGGCGGCGGAGCGGCTAGGATCGCCCTGTGCCCGTCGCCGAACCGACCGACCGCCTGATCGCCGAAAGCCTGCTCGCCTTCTGGGCGGACGCCGGTGTCGACGCCGTGCTGCTCGACGCGCCGGTCGATCGCATCGAGGCCGGGCGCATCGTTCCGCCCCAGCCGCCGGCCCGCAAGGTCGCCGCGGCGCCGGCGCCGGCCGCGGCCCGGGCGGGTCAGCCCGACATCTCCGCCGCCATCGCCGAGGCCCAGGCCCGCGCCGCCGAGGCCGACAGCCTGGAGGCCCTCAAGGCCGCCATCGCCGCCTTCGACGGCTGCCCGATCAAGTTCGAAGGCGCCGCGCGCCAGTCGGTCTTCTACCGCGGCGCCGAGGATGCGCCGGTGATGGTGGTCGGCGAAGGCCCCGGGGCTGAGGAAGACGCCCAGGGCCTGCCCTTCGTCGGCCGCGCCGGCCAACTGCTCGACCGGATGCTCGCCGCCGCCGGCCTCAGCGATCGGGTGATGATCACCAATACCGTCTTCTGGCGACCTCCGGGCAACCGCACGCCCTCGCCCCAGGAGCAGGCGATCTGCGCCCCCTTCGTCGAGCGCGCCGTGGCCCTAGTGAAGCCGAAGGCCCTGCTGCTGGTGGGCGGCGCCTCGGCCAAGTCCATGCTCAAGCGCGAAGAAGGCATCCTGTCGCTGCGCGGGCGCTGGTTCGAGTGGCGCTCGGCCGACGGCGGGCTCGAGCTGCCGGCCATGCCGACGCTGCATCCGGCCTTCCTGCTGCGCCAGCCTGCGGCGAAGAAGCGCGCGTGGGCGGACCTTCTGACCCTCACCGAAAGGCTTGATCGTCCCCTGAGGCCCGGTTAGCCCTTGGTCGGGGACTTCAAAGAGGACCGCGGACCGTCTCGCTTCGGGGGGCGTCGCGGAGACGGCATGACGCTGACGAAGCGCCTGCAGGTCGGGGCCGCCGTGCTCGCCTGCGCCGCCGCCATTTCGACCGCCGCGGCGGCGGAGACCCCGCACGCGCTCTCCACCGATGACGCCGACCGCTATGTGGCGGCCTTCCAGGACGTGGAGCGCGGCGACTTCATCGACGCCCAGATGAAGGCCGCGGACATCAAGGACAAATCGCTCCTCGGCTACCTCTCCTTCCGCCAGCTGATGCATCCCACGGCGCACAAGGCCGCCTTCGACGAGCTGTCGGACTGGCTGGCGCGCTTCCGCGACCTGCCGGTGGCCGACCGCATCTTCGCCCTGGCGGCCAAGCGCAAGCCGGCCGACGCCGCCGATCCGCCGCAGCCGGCCCTGCTGCTGGGTGACGACCCCGGCCACGCCGAACTCGCCGCCGCCTCGGATCGCGCGCAGAAGGCCCGCGACGCCTTCTTCGCCGGCGATCTGCAGCGCGCCCTGGAGTTGGCGCCGGCGGCCGGCGAGCGGTTCATCGCCGGCATGGCCGCCTATCGCCTCAGCCAGTTCCGCGAGGCCCAGGCCTACTTCGCCGAGGTGGCGCGCGACGGCGCGCGCGACGCCTGGACCCGCTCGGCCGGCGGCTACTGGGCCGCCCGCTCGTCCGAGATCCTCGGCGAGAACGACAAGGCCAAGATCTTCCTGCGCGCCGCCGCCCAGGCGCCGGACACCTTCTACGGCATGATCGCCGAGCGCCGGCTGAAGCTGATCGCCGGCAAGACGCCGGACGCGCCCTCCATCGATGGCCTGATCCGCGCCGCCTACAGCCGTCCGCCAGCCGAGGTGATCGACTTCGTGGCGGCCGACAGCCGGGCCCACCGCGCCGCCGCCCTGGCCCAGATCGGCCGGCTGCAGGAATGCGGCCAGGAGCTGCGCGCCGGCCTGGCGCTCGCCCGCACCGAGGAGGAGCGCGCCCGCTGGGGCAAGCTCGCCCAGACCCTCGGCATCTCCACCGACGCGCCGGCGCCGGGCGTCGCGCCCCGGATCGCGGCCCGCGCCGACTACCCGACCCCGGACCTGCAGCCGCGTTCCGGCTTCACCATCGATCGCGCCCTGGTCTACGCCATCGTCCGCCAGGAGAGCGGCTTCAACCCGCAGGCGGTCTCGCCGAAGGGCGCGATCGGCCTGATGCAGCTGATGCCCGACGCCGCCGCGCGCGCCGCCGGCGACGACAAGCTGAAGGCCGACATGAGCCCGATGTTCGACCCGGCCATGAACCTGCGGGTCGGTCAGGACTATCTCACCTGGCTGATGGAGCGCGGCGTCGGCCCAGACATCCTCCGCGCCGTGGCGGCCTACAACGGCGGGCCGGGCCTGGTGAACAAGACGGCCCAGGCGCTCGGCCCCGACGCCGACGACCTCCTCCTGATCGAGAGCATCCCGGCCTTCGAGACCCGCGCCTACGTCCAGAAGGTGATGGCCGGCTACTGGACCTATCGCCAGCTGTTCGGCCAGGGGACGGCGAGCCTCGACGCCCTGGCCGGGGGCGCCCGCCAGGTGGACGCCCGCCTCGACCTAGCCGATCCGGCGCGCGCCACCGCTCAGGGCGCGGCGCAGGCGATGCAGGTCGGGATGAACTAGGCCGGCGGCCTTCGCCCGGCCGATCAGCACCGCGCCCGGGGCCCGCCGCAGGAAGCCGCCGCCCTCCCCCGTCACGATGGCCTCGCGACCGCCCTCGCGCAGGTGCAGGGCCAGGGCTTCGATCCATCCCAGGCGCGGCCGGAAATCGGCCCCCATGATCAGCAGCAGGTCGGATCTCGCAGCTCCGATGGCCTCGGCGAGGTCCTGGGCCAGCTCCGCGCCGGTCTCCTCGCGCAGCACCTGAAGCAGCTCCTCCGGGCCGCCTCCCGCGATCGTCGCCTCCCTGACGAGGCCCTCCACCGCAGCCGAGGTCAGCACCGCCAGAACCCCTGGCAGACGCTCCCCCTCGTTCTGCGCCTCGACAATCACCGAAAGCATGGCTCGACCTGCCCGCGCCACGCGGGGCCCGTCAACTTGGTTCTTGTTTCGTTCTCGTCGCGCGGATAGGCTTGCCTCCGTGACGACCTTCACCCAGCAGATCCGCGGGCGCGGCGCCCGCTCCAACCGCAGCGGCCGCTACGAGGCGGAGGCCCGCGAGGCCTTCGACGACGGCTGGACCCTGGACGACGAGGTCGTCGACACCATCAGGACCACCGTCTCGCCGGAGAAGGCGAAGGTGATCATCACCCGCAATGACAGTCCCGACGTCGGCTTCAACCGCTCCATCAACCCGTACAGGGGTTGCGAGCACGGTTGCATCTACTGCTACGCCCGCCCCGCCCACGCCTACATGGGCCTGTCGCCGGGGCTCGATTTCGAGAGCAAGCTGTTCTTCAAGCCCGAGGCCGGCCGGCTGCTCGAGAACGAGCTGAGAAATCCGCGCTACACGCCTGAATTCATTCATATCGGTGGCAACACCGATCCCTACCAGCCGCAGGAACGGGCCCTGCGCGTCACCCGCCAGGTGCTTGAGGTCCTGGAGCGCTTCAACCACCCGTTCTCGATCATCACCAAGTCGGCCCTGATCCTGCGCGACCTCGATGTGTTGGCATCCAGCGCTGAGAAGAACCAGGTCCGCGTGGCGATCTCCATCACCACCCTCGACCGCACGCTCGCCCGCTCGATGGAGCCCCGCGCCGCCACGCCCGAGCGCCGGCTCGAAGCGGTGAAGCGCCTCTCCGAAGCCGGCGTGCCGGTGGTGGTCATGTTCGCCCCCTGTATCCCCGGCCTCAACGACCATGAGATGGAAGCCGTCCTGGAGCGGTCGGCCGAAGCCGGCGCGGT is a window encoding:
- a CDS encoding uracil-DNA glycosylase, coding for MPVAEPTDRLIAESLLAFWADAGVDAVLLDAPVDRIEAGRIVPPQPPARKVAAAPAPAAARAGQPDISAAIAEAQARAAEADSLEALKAAIAAFDGCPIKFEGAARQSVFYRGAEDAPVMVVGEGPGAEEDAQGLPFVGRAGQLLDRMLAAAGLSDRVMITNTVFWRPPGNRTPSPQEQAICAPFVERAVALVKPKALLLVGGASAKSMLKREEGILSLRGRWFEWRSADGGLELPAMPTLHPAFLLRQPAAKKRAWADLLTLTERLDRPLRPG
- a CDS encoding lytic transglycosylase domain-containing protein, giving the protein MTLTKRLQVGAAVLACAAAISTAAAAETPHALSTDDADRYVAAFQDVERGDFIDAQMKAADIKDKSLLGYLSFRQLMHPTAHKAAFDELSDWLARFRDLPVADRIFALAAKRKPADAADPPQPALLLGDDPGHAELAAASDRAQKARDAFFAGDLQRALELAPAAGERFIAGMAAYRLSQFREAQAYFAEVARDGARDAWTRSAGGYWAARSSEILGENDKAKIFLRAAAQAPDTFYGMIAERRLKLIAGKTPDAPSIDGLIRAAYSRPPAEVIDFVAADSRAHRAAALAQIGRLQECGQELRAGLALARTEEERARWGKLAQTLGISTDAPAPGVAPRIAARADYPTPDLQPRSGFTIDRALVYAIVRQESGFNPQAVSPKGAIGLMQLMPDAAARAAGDDKLKADMSPMFDPAMNLRVGQDYLTWLMERGVGPDILRAVAAYNGGPGLVNKTAQALGPDADDLLLIESIPAFETRAYVQKVMAGYWTYRQLFGQGTASLDALAGGARQVDARLDLADPARATAQGAAQAMQVGMN
- a CDS encoding glycosyltransferase family protein, producing the protein MLSVIVEAQNEGERLPGVLAVLTSAAVEGLVREATIAGGGPEELLQVLREETGAELAQDLAEAIGAARSDLLLIMGADFRPRLGWIEALALHLREGGREAIVTGEGGGFLRRAPGAVLIGRAKAAGLVHPDLHRLRRALSGGARRIG
- a CDS encoding PA0069 family radical SAM protein, whose translation is MTTFTQQIRGRGARSNRSGRYEAEAREAFDDGWTLDDEVVDTIRTTVSPEKAKVIITRNDSPDVGFNRSINPYRGCEHGCIYCYARPAHAYMGLSPGLDFESKLFFKPEAGRLLENELRNPRYTPEFIHIGGNTDPYQPQERALRVTRQVLEVLERFNHPFSIITKSALILRDLDVLASSAEKNQVRVAISITTLDRTLARSMEPRAATPERRLEAVKRLSEAGVPVVVMFAPCIPGLNDHEMEAVLERSAEAGAVGAGYVALRLPLEIKDLFQEWLASDHPDRAARVMSLVRQIRGGKDYDSQWGKRMKGEGPIAALMSRRFATARKRYGLDRPLAPLDLTQFRPPPKAGDQLALFG